A region from the Microcella frigidaquae genome encodes:
- a CDS encoding sensor histidine kinase — MTAVGVRGAGPRRVGLRTIGLPRPVAARVVVTGLATTQRVVAAIGSLLAAAIVVDALVAVDALAAAPLLVTPFIGVGMLALVLLWRPTVLTAGLYLLGGAVFSVAVPVLILDSAPELESTGPYLFNRIATALCLVGAIGGRALSGVLWTALAFIVAQASVSIGLTLAEATVRTGLGPLIVATIAVAAYTTLAIAQRQTERRLAVLTATAAEQSEVDRRRSLELRAAAVVHDTILADLALIARSRGPLEPRTAEVLDEHLQTLASTTVADPEPAAPRSGSALGAALLELAREYQWSGVRVDVSGIELLPESMASRARHALLGAARAALDNVVEHAGTDRAELVAGARGDAVSVLIVDDGRGFAADEVAEDRLGLRTSVTQRIEQVGGSVRVWSGPEGTTVMLTVPRGEGAR; from the coding sequence ATGACCGCCGTCGGGGTGCGCGGCGCTGGGCCTCGTCGCGTCGGGCTGCGCACCATCGGCCTGCCGCGGCCGGTCGCCGCCCGCGTCGTCGTGACCGGCCTGGCCACGACCCAGCGCGTGGTCGCCGCCATCGGCTCGCTGCTCGCCGCGGCGATCGTCGTCGACGCGCTCGTCGCGGTCGACGCGCTCGCGGCAGCCCCGCTGCTCGTCACGCCGTTCATCGGCGTCGGGATGCTCGCTCTCGTGCTGCTCTGGCGCCCGACCGTGCTCACCGCGGGGCTGTATCTGCTCGGCGGTGCCGTCTTCTCGGTCGCCGTGCCGGTGCTGATCCTGGATTCCGCCCCCGAGCTCGAATCCACCGGCCCGTACCTCTTCAACCGCATCGCGACCGCGCTCTGCCTGGTCGGTGCCATCGGCGGACGCGCCCTCAGCGGTGTTCTCTGGACGGCCCTGGCCTTCATCGTGGCGCAGGCGAGCGTGTCGATCGGGCTCACGCTCGCCGAGGCCACCGTGCGCACGGGTCTCGGCCCGCTCATCGTCGCTACCATCGCGGTTGCCGCCTACACGACCCTCGCAATCGCGCAGCGGCAGACCGAGCGCCGACTCGCGGTGCTGACGGCGACCGCGGCGGAGCAGTCGGAGGTCGACCGCCGCCGGTCGCTCGAGTTGCGCGCGGCCGCCGTCGTGCACGACACGATCCTCGCCGACCTCGCCCTCATCGCGCGGTCGCGCGGCCCGCTCGAGCCGCGCACCGCCGAGGTGCTCGACGAGCACCTGCAGACCCTCGCGAGCACGACCGTCGCCGACCCCGAGCCGGCCGCCCCGCGGTCGGGCAGCGCACTCGGCGCGGCGCTGCTCGAACTCGCGCGCGAGTACCAGTGGAGCGGTGTGCGGGTCGATGTGAGCGGCATCGAGCTGCTGCCCGAGTCGATGGCGTCGAGGGCCCGGCACGCCCTGCTCGGCGCCGCGCGCGCCGCCCTCGACAACGTCGTCGAGCACGCCGGCACCGACCGGGCCGAGCTCGTCGCCGGAGCACGGGGCGACGCGGTGTCGGTGCTCATCGTCGACGACGGGCGCGGGTTCGCCGCCGACGAGGTCGCCGAGGATCGCCTCGGCCTGCGCACCTCGGTGACGCAGCGCATCGAGCAGGTGGGCGGGTCGGTGCGCGTCTGGTCGGGCCCCGAGGGCACGACCGTCATGCTCACGGTGCCGCGGGGGGAGGGCGCGCGATGA
- the fbaA gene encoding class II fructose-bisphosphate aldolase: MPVATPEQYAEMLDKAKKGGFAYPAINVSSSSTINAVLQGLTEAGSDGILQVTTGGADYFAGQSVKARASGALAFAAFATEVAKNYPITVALHTDHCPKDALDGFVMPLIAASEAEVKAGRNPIFQSHMWDGSAVPLAENIEIARELLPRMKNINAILEVEIGVVGGEEDGVQHEGSNDALYTTLGDVEQAVEALGLGENGRYMAALTFGNVHGVYKPGNVKLRPELLAEIQAGIAAKYGTDALPLDLVFHGGSGSTDDEIATAVKNGVIKMNIDTDTQYAFSRSVADTVLKNYDGFLKVDGEVGNKKIYDPRAWGKLAESAMAKRVVEATQQLGSAGHSGR, encoded by the coding sequence ATGCCCGTCGCCACCCCCGAGCAGTACGCCGAGATGCTCGACAAGGCCAAGAAGGGCGGGTTCGCCTACCCCGCCATCAACGTGTCGTCGTCGTCGACGATCAACGCCGTGCTGCAGGGTCTGACCGAAGCCGGCTCCGACGGCATCCTGCAGGTCACGACCGGTGGCGCCGACTACTTCGCCGGCCAGAGCGTGAAGGCCCGCGCCTCAGGCGCCCTCGCCTTCGCCGCCTTCGCCACCGAGGTCGCCAAGAACTACCCGATCACGGTCGCCCTGCACACCGACCACTGCCCGAAGGACGCGCTCGACGGCTTCGTCATGCCGCTCATCGCCGCGAGCGAGGCCGAGGTGAAGGCGGGCCGCAACCCGATCTTCCAGTCCCACATGTGGGACGGCTCGGCCGTGCCGCTCGCCGAGAACATCGAGATCGCGCGTGAGCTGCTGCCCCGCATGAAGAACATCAACGCCATCCTGGAGGTCGAGATCGGCGTCGTCGGCGGCGAGGAAGACGGCGTGCAGCACGAGGGCTCGAACGACGCCCTCTACACGACCCTCGGCGACGTCGAGCAGGCCGTCGAGGCGCTCGGTCTCGGCGAAAACGGCCGCTACATGGCCGCCCTCACCTTCGGCAACGTGCACGGCGTCTACAAGCCGGGCAACGTGAAGCTGCGCCCCGAGCTTCTCGCCGAGATCCAGGCCGGCATCGCCGCGAAGTACGGCACGGATGCCCTCCCGCTCGACCTCGTCTTCCACGGCGGCTCGGGCTCGACCGATGACGAGATCGCGACCGCCGTCAAGAACGGCGTGATCAAGATGAACATCGACACCGACACGCAGTACGCGTTCAGCCGCTCGGTGGCCGACACGGTGCTGAAGAACTACGACGGCTTCCTCAAAGTCGACGGCGAGGTCGGCAACAAGAAGATCTACGACCCGCGCGCCTGGGGCAAGCTCGCCGAGTCGGCGATGGCCAAGCGCGTCGTCGAGGCGACCCAACAGCTCGGCTCGGCCGGACACTCGGGCCGCTAG
- a CDS encoding exodeoxyribonuclease VII small subunit yields MNDVTSDADIAALSYEQARDELVRVVTELEQGGATLEQSIALWERGEALARRCEEWLIGAKERLDAARAAAEG; encoded by the coding sequence ATGAACGACGTGACCTCAGACGCCGACATCGCCGCTCTCAGCTACGAGCAGGCGCGCGACGAACTCGTGCGCGTCGTCACCGAGCTCGAGCAGGGCGGCGCCACGCTCGAGCAGTCGATCGCACTGTGGGAGCGCGGCGAGGCCCTCGCCCGCCGATGCGAGGAGTGGCTGATCGGCGCCAAGGAGCGCCTCGACGCGGCGCGCGCCGCCGCGGAGGGCTGA
- a CDS encoding ABC transporter permease, producing the protein MSTLTALGRATAAELAKVFSLKSWWLLGLIMVAYVGVTAAGLAFFLSDAGALLAGAAGGGAPAPELDPVVIANLVYSSVTAVGLVIPLLFGALIVTTEYRHGTLTPTTLAQPRRGIVLTAKAIVAALMGALYGVLGLIGSVGLGAPVLAALGEDTALGEPEVIGVLLRTLVATALWSLLGLGLGALLTSQIAAIVIVLAFTQFVEPILRLVAGVWEWSAQLGRFLPGSATDALVGAGILSSLNALDPTVPVAAVDALTWWQGGLVLGGLAAVLLVAAALTTGRRDVE; encoded by the coding sequence ATGAGCACCCTCACCGCCCTCGGCCGCGCAACGGCCGCCGAGCTCGCCAAGGTCTTCTCGCTGAAGTCGTGGTGGCTGCTCGGCCTCATCATGGTCGCCTACGTCGGCGTGACGGCCGCGGGCCTCGCGTTCTTCCTCAGCGACGCGGGCGCGCTGCTCGCCGGCGCGGCCGGAGGGGGAGCACCCGCCCCCGAGCTCGACCCCGTCGTCATCGCGAACCTCGTCTACAGCAGCGTCACGGCCGTGGGCCTCGTGATCCCGCTGCTGTTCGGCGCGCTCATCGTCACGACCGAGTACCGGCACGGCACGCTGACCCCGACGACGCTCGCGCAACCGCGCCGCGGCATCGTGCTCACCGCGAAGGCGATCGTCGCCGCGCTCATGGGCGCGCTGTACGGCGTGCTCGGCCTGATCGGCTCGGTCGGGCTCGGCGCTCCGGTGCTCGCGGCCCTCGGGGAAGACACCGCCCTGGGCGAACCCGAGGTCATCGGCGTGCTGCTGCGCACGCTCGTCGCCACCGCCCTCTGGTCGCTGCTCGGCCTCGGCCTCGGCGCCCTGCTCACCAGCCAGATCGCCGCGATCGTCATCGTGCTCGCCTTCACCCAGTTCGTCGAGCCGATCCTGCGGCTCGTCGCCGGCGTGTGGGAGTGGTCGGCACAGCTCGGCCGCTTCCTGCCGGGGTCGGCGACCGACGCGCTGGTCGGGGCGGGCATCCTGAGCTCGCTGAACGCGCTCGACCCCACGGTGCCGGTGGCGGCGGTGGATGCTCTCACCTGGTGGCAGGGAGGCCTCGTGCTCGGCGGCCTCGCCGCGGTGCTGCTCGTGGCCGCAGCCCTCACCACCGGACGGCGCGACGTGGAGTAG
- a CDS encoding ABC transporter ATP-binding protein, translating to MLASLLGRYLRPYVGLIVGVIVFQLAQSIASLFLPALNADIIDNGIARGDTGYILMVGAGMLAITLVQIACAIAAVYVGARVAMAFGRDLRQAVFDHVGTFSEREVTRFGAPSLITRTTNDVQQVQMLVLMTSTMLVSAPILAIGGVVMALQQDLALSLIMAVAIPVLLLSVGAIIVRTVPLFRVMQERIDTVNRVLREQLTGMRVVRAFVRERHEVARFADANAQLTETALKSGRLFALMFPIVLLVLNASSVAVLWFGAGRIESGAMQVGALTAFLTYLIQILMAVLMATFIAVLLPRAAVSADRIGEVLATPSSVVLPSSPVTPRDASGHVELRDVVFAYPGAEHPVLDGVSLTATRGRMTAIIGSTGAGKTTLISLLPRLIDVTGGAVLIDGVDVRELEPEQLWSRIGLVPQRPYLFSGTIASNLRFGKPDATDDELWAALETAQAADFVRAMPDGLDTAVAQGGTSVSGGQRQRLAIARALVKRPPIFVFDDSFSALDTATDARLRAALRRDAADATVIVVAQRVATVLDADEIIVLEQGRVVGRGTHDELLASSETYAEIVSSQQRVEVGS from the coding sequence ATGCTCGCTTCTCTGCTCGGCCGCTATCTGCGGCCCTACGTCGGCCTGATCGTCGGCGTCATCGTCTTCCAGCTCGCGCAGTCGATCGCCTCGCTGTTCCTGCCCGCGCTCAACGCCGACATCATCGACAACGGCATCGCCCGCGGTGACACCGGCTACATCCTGATGGTCGGGGCGGGGATGCTCGCCATCACCCTCGTGCAGATCGCCTGCGCCATCGCTGCCGTCTACGTCGGAGCCCGCGTCGCCATGGCGTTCGGCCGCGACCTGCGGCAGGCCGTGTTCGACCACGTCGGCACGTTCTCCGAGCGCGAGGTGACGCGCTTCGGCGCCCCCTCGCTCATCACGCGCACGACGAACGACGTGCAGCAGGTGCAGATGCTCGTGCTGATGACGAGCACGATGCTCGTGAGCGCGCCCATCCTCGCCATCGGTGGTGTCGTCATGGCGCTGCAGCAAGACCTCGCGCTGTCGCTCATCATGGCCGTGGCCATCCCCGTGCTGCTGCTCTCGGTCGGCGCGATCATCGTGCGGACGGTGCCGCTGTTCCGCGTCATGCAGGAGCGCATCGACACCGTCAATCGCGTACTGCGCGAGCAGCTCACCGGCATGCGGGTCGTGCGCGCCTTCGTGCGCGAGCGGCACGAGGTGGCGCGCTTCGCCGACGCGAACGCGCAGCTCACCGAGACCGCGCTGAAGTCGGGCCGGCTGTTCGCGCTCATGTTCCCGATCGTGCTGCTCGTGCTCAACGCCTCGAGCGTCGCCGTGCTGTGGTTCGGCGCCGGGCGCATCGAGAGCGGCGCGATGCAGGTCGGCGCGCTCACCGCCTTCCTCACCTACCTGATCCAGATCCTCATGGCCGTGCTCATGGCCACGTTCATCGCCGTGCTGCTGCCGCGGGCGGCCGTCTCGGCCGACCGCATCGGCGAGGTGCTCGCGACGCCCTCCTCGGTGGTGCTGCCGAGCAGCCCGGTGACCCCGCGCGACGCGAGCGGGCACGTCGAGCTGCGCGACGTGGTGTTCGCGTACCCCGGGGCGGAGCATCCGGTGCTCGACGGTGTCAGCCTCACCGCCACGCGCGGGCGCATGACCGCCATCATCGGCAGCACCGGCGCCGGCAAGACGACCCTCATCAGCCTGCTGCCGCGGCTCATCGACGTGACCGGAGGCGCCGTGCTCATCGACGGCGTCGACGTGCGCGAGCTCGAGCCCGAGCAGCTCTGGAGCCGCATCGGCCTCGTGCCGCAGCGCCCCTACCTGTTCTCGGGCACCATCGCCAGCAACCTGCGTTTCGGTAAGCCCGACGCCACCGACGACGAGCTGTGGGCGGCGCTCGAGACCGCGCAGGCCGCCGACTTCGTGCGCGCCATGCCCGACGGCCTCGACACCGCGGTGGCCCAGGGCGGCACGAGCGTGTCGGGTGGCCAGCGGCAGCGCCTCGCCATCGCGCGCGCCCTCGTGAAACGACCACCGATCTTCGTCTTCGACGACTCGTTCTCGGCCCTCGACACGGCGACGGATGCGCGCCTGCGCGCCGCGCTGCGCCGTGACGCCGCCGACGCCACCGTCATCGTGGTCGCCCAGCGCGTGGCCACCGTGCTCGACGCCGACGAGATCATCGTGCTCGAGCAGGGCCGCGTCGTCGGCCGTGGCACCCACGATGAGCTGCTCGCCTCGAGCGAGACGTATGCCGAGATCGTCAGCAGCCAGCAGCGGGTGGAGGTGGGGTCATGA
- a CDS encoding ATP-binding cassette domain-containing protein yields MRTATPLTVESLTKVYGEVTALRDVSFTAQPGRVTGFLGPNGAGKTSTLRILLGLNRPTAGRALIDGQRYRELDAPLRRVGGSLSSDVFHPGRSGRDHLVTLALAAGIDRARVDTVLTQVGLADAGRRRVGGYSLGMRQRLGLAAALLGDPDALVLDEPINGLDPDGIRWMRGLLRHLADEGRTVLLSSHVLSEVQQTVDDVVVIRHGRIAFDGPLEALEAGSARVRVDAADRDALADALRRAGATVEPGPAGLSVLGLDVARTGEVALAAGLALTHLSDETDGLESVFLALTADEAEVTAAPADAPGVATSAEGSAA; encoded by the coding sequence ATGCGTACCGCCACCCCGCTCACCGTCGAGTCGTTGACGAAGGTCTACGGCGAGGTCACCGCCCTGCGCGACGTCTCCTTCACCGCCCAGCCCGGCCGCGTCACGGGCTTCCTCGGCCCGAACGGTGCCGGCAAGACCTCGACCTTGCGCATCCTGCTCGGGCTCAACCGCCCGACGGCGGGGCGGGCGCTCATCGACGGCCAGCGCTACCGCGAGCTCGATGCGCCCCTGCGCCGCGTCGGCGGCTCGCTGTCGAGCGACGTCTTCCACCCCGGCCGCAGCGGCCGCGACCACCTGGTGACGCTCGCGCTCGCCGCGGGCATCGACCGCGCTCGCGTTGACACGGTGCTCACCCAGGTCGGGCTCGCCGACGCCGGCCGCCGTCGCGTCGGCGGCTACTCGCTCGGCATGCGGCAGCGGCTGGGTCTCGCCGCGGCCCTGCTCGGTGACCCCGACGCGCTCGTGCTCGACGAGCCCATCAACGGCCTGGACCCCGACGGCATCCGCTGGATGCGCGGCCTGCTGCGCCACCTCGCCGACGAGGGCCGCACCGTGCTGCTCTCGAGCCACGTGCTGAGCGAGGTGCAGCAGACGGTCGACGATGTCGTGGTCATCCGTCACGGTCGCATCGCCTTCGACGGCCCGCTGGAGGCCCTCGAGGCAGGCAGCGCGCGGGTGCGTGTCGACGCCGCCGATCGTGACGCTCTGGCGGATGCCCTCCGCCGCGCCGGCGCCACCGTCGAGCCCGGCCCCGCGGGTCTGTCGGTGCTCGGCCTCGATGTCGCCCGTACGGGCGAGGTCGCCCTGGCCGCGGGCCTCGCGCTCACGCACCTCAGCGACGAGACCGACGGGCTCGAGTCGGTGTTCCTCGCGCTCACGGCGGATGAGGCTGAGGTCACCGCCGCCCCGGCCGACGCGCCCGGCGTCGCGACCAGCGCAGAGGGGAGCGCCGCATGA
- the xseA gene encoding exodeoxyribonuclease VII large subunit codes for MTDAPAAPSSPAPSSPDSPWPVAQLSAKLKEYIDRLGQVWVEGEIAQWGISGGNVYGKLKDVAQDATVSFVIWSSVRASLPEGLGQGDRVTALVKANWWVKGGTLTMQVSQMRRVGLGDLLERLERLRAALAAEGLFAPERKKPLPFLPQCIGLVTGKDSDAEKDVLRNAQLRWPSVRFRVVHAAVQGERAVSEVTAAIRQLDADPEVDVIIVARGGGDFQNLLPFSDESLVRAAAACETPLVSAIGHENDRPLLDEVADLRASTPTDAAKRVVPDVGDELARVQQARARLLTRVTGLIGTEIERIASIRSRPVLAGSAWITDTRADELTRLVARGAELSTRLLERAHLEIDERRGQLRALSPQRTLDRGYAIVQTAGGDVVRAASAVAAGDALTLLLADGRLAATAQGPAPDPREPSPTAPSPTAPEGRPA; via the coding sequence GTGACGGATGCGCCCGCGGCCCCCTCCTCCCCCGCTCCGTCCTCTCCCGACTCCCCCTGGCCGGTCGCCCAGCTGTCGGCGAAGCTCAAGGAGTACATCGACCGCCTCGGGCAGGTCTGGGTCGAGGGCGAGATCGCCCAGTGGGGCATCTCGGGCGGCAACGTCTACGGCAAGCTCAAAGACGTCGCGCAGGACGCCACGGTGTCGTTCGTCATCTGGTCGTCGGTGCGCGCCTCGCTGCCCGAGGGGCTCGGCCAGGGCGACCGCGTCACCGCGCTCGTCAAGGCCAACTGGTGGGTCAAGGGCGGCACCCTCACCATGCAGGTGTCGCAGATGCGCCGCGTCGGCCTCGGCGACCTGCTGGAGCGGCTCGAGCGCCTGCGCGCCGCCCTCGCCGCCGAGGGCCTCTTCGCGCCCGAGCGCAAGAAGCCGCTGCCCTTCCTGCCGCAATGCATCGGGCTCGTGACCGGCAAAGACAGCGACGCCGAGAAGGACGTGCTGCGCAACGCCCAGCTGCGGTGGCCCTCGGTGCGCTTCCGGGTCGTGCACGCCGCCGTGCAGGGTGAGCGCGCGGTCAGCGAGGTCACGGCGGCGATCCGGCAACTGGATGCTGACCCCGAGGTCGACGTCATCATCGTCGCCCGGGGCGGCGGCGACTTCCAGAACCTGCTGCCGTTCAGCGACGAGAGCCTCGTGCGCGCGGCCGCGGCCTGCGAGACCCCGCTCGTGAGCGCGATCGGCCACGAGAACGACCGGCCCCTGCTCGACGAGGTCGCCGACCTGCGCGCCTCGACCCCCACCGACGCCGCCAAGCGCGTCGTGCCCGACGTCGGCGACGAGCTCGCGCGCGTGCAGCAGGCGCGCGCGCGGCTGCTGACCCGCGTGACGGGGCTGATCGGCACCGAGATCGAGCGCATCGCGAGCATCCGGTCGCGGCCGGTGCTCGCGGGCTCCGCGTGGATCACCGACACGCGCGCCGACGAGCTGACCCGCCTCGTCGCCCGCGGCGCCGAGCTCAGCACGCGGCTGCTCGAGCGCGCGCACCTCGAGATCGATGAGCGGCGCGGGCAGCTGCGGGCGCTGTCGCCGCAGCGCACCCTCGACCGCGGCTATGCCATCGTGCAGACCGCGGGCGGCGATGTCGTGCGCGCCGCCTCCGCCGTCGCCGCCGGGGATGCCCTCACCCTGCTGCTCGCCGACGGCCGGCTCGCCGCCACCGCGCAGGGCCCGGCGCCCGACCCGCGCGAACCGTCTCCCACCGCCCCGTCTCCCACCGCCCCCGAAGGAAGGCCTGCGTAG
- the glpX gene encoding class II fructose-bisphosphatase, whose product MELVRATEAAAIRSAPFIGKGDKLAADGAAVDAMRKFLGTVNFSGVVVIGEGEKDNAPMLFNGEQVGTGNGPMCDIAVDPIDGTSLTAAGRSHAISMIAVADRGTMLDASSVFYMEKMVAGHEGIGVLDIRQPIGENIRALAAAKGKPVEDLRVAVLDRPRHEQLIADIRATGAGTRLILDGDVAAGINAARHDSRIDLAVGIGGSPEGVATACAVKALGGFIQGRLAPGSDAERERGAAAGLKFDHVYEANELVSSDNTFFVATGVTDGELVRGVRREGRIITTESIVLRSRSGTIRRVTADHLVDKWLDH is encoded by the coding sequence ATGGAGCTCGTGCGGGCCACCGAGGCCGCGGCCATCCGCTCGGCGCCGTTCATCGGCAAGGGCGACAAGCTCGCCGCCGACGGGGCGGCCGTGGATGCGATGCGCAAGTTCCTCGGAACGGTCAACTTCAGCGGGGTCGTCGTCATCGGCGAGGGCGAGAAGGACAACGCCCCGATGCTGTTCAACGGCGAGCAGGTGGGCACGGGCAACGGGCCGATGTGCGACATCGCCGTCGACCCGATCGACGGCACCTCGCTCACCGCCGCGGGCCGCAGCCACGCGATCTCGATGATCGCCGTCGCCGACCGCGGCACCATGCTCGACGCCTCGAGCGTGTTCTACATGGAGAAGATGGTCGCCGGGCACGAGGGCATCGGGGTGCTCGACATCCGCCAGCCGATCGGCGAGAACATCCGCGCGCTCGCCGCCGCGAAGGGCAAGCCGGTCGAAGACCTGCGCGTGGCCGTGCTCGACCGCCCGCGGCACGAGCAGCTCATCGCCGACATCCGCGCCACCGGGGCCGGCACGCGGCTCATCCTCGACGGCGACGTCGCCGCGGGCATCAACGCCGCTCGCCACGACAGCCGCATCGACCTGGCCGTCGGCATCGGCGGCAGCCCCGAGGGCGTCGCCACCGCCTGCGCGGTGAAGGCGCTCGGCGGGTTCATCCAGGGCAGGCTCGCCCCCGGCAGTGATGCCGAGCGCGAGCGCGGTGCCGCCGCGGGCCTCAAGTTCGACCACGTCTACGAGGCGAACGAGCTGGTCAGCAGCGACAACACCTTCTTCGTCGCCACGGGCGTCACCGACGGCGAGCTCGTGCGCGGCGTGCGGCGCGAGGGCCGCATCATCACGACCGAGTCGATCGTGCTGCGCTCGCGCTCGGGCACCATCCGGCGCGTGACGGCCGACCACCTCGTCGACAAGTGGTTGGACCACTAG
- a CDS encoding 4-hydroxy-3-methylbut-2-enyl diphosphate reductase: protein MTAPVIPQRRERLRPVEVDGPKRVLLAAPRGYCAGVDRAVIAVEKALEQYGAPVYVRKQIVHNVHVVSELEKQGAIFVDEVDEVPPGSHIVFSAHGVSPAVVQGAADRDLQAIDATCPLVTKVHREAVRFAKQDYRILLIGHAGHEEVEGTMGHAPERTILVNDPDEADRIEVPETDALIWLSQTTLSVDETMETVRRLRARFPHLQDPPSDDICYATQNRQVAIKKVAPEADLVIVVGSANSSNSVRLVEVALEYGAKAAYRVDYASEIKQEWFEGVATVGVTSGASVPEVLVEQVLADLRDAGFDAVSEVKTAEEDLQFSLPKELRRDAQGNVDERALGGRIRD, encoded by the coding sequence CTGACGGCCCCCGTCATTCCGCAGCGGCGCGAGCGGCTGCGGCCGGTCGAGGTCGATGGTCCGAAGCGCGTGCTCCTCGCCGCCCCGCGCGGCTACTGCGCGGGCGTCGACCGAGCAGTGATCGCCGTCGAGAAGGCGCTCGAGCAGTACGGGGCGCCGGTGTACGTGCGCAAGCAGATCGTGCACAACGTGCACGTCGTGAGCGAGCTCGAGAAGCAGGGGGCGATCTTCGTCGACGAGGTCGACGAGGTGCCGCCCGGCTCGCACATCGTCTTCTCGGCGCACGGAGTGAGCCCCGCCGTCGTGCAGGGTGCGGCCGACCGCGACCTGCAGGCGATCGACGCCACCTGCCCGCTGGTGACGAAGGTGCACCGCGAAGCGGTGCGGTTCGCGAAGCAGGACTACCGCATCCTGCTCATCGGCCACGCCGGCCACGAAGAGGTCGAGGGAACGATGGGCCACGCGCCCGAGCGCACGATTCTCGTCAACGACCCCGACGAGGCCGACCGCATCGAGGTGCCCGAGACCGACGCGCTCATCTGGCTGTCGCAGACCACGCTGAGCGTCGACGAGACGATGGAGACCGTGCGGCGCCTGCGCGCGCGCTTCCCGCACCTGCAAGACCCGCCGAGCGACGACATCTGCTACGCCACGCAGAACCGCCAGGTCGCCATCAAGAAGGTCGCGCCCGAGGCCGACCTCGTGATCGTCGTCGGGTCGGCCAACAGCTCGAACAGCGTGCGCCTCGTCGAGGTGGCCCTCGAGTACGGCGCGAAGGCCGCCTACCGCGTCGACTACGCCAGCGAGATCAAGCAGGAGTGGTTCGAGGGTGTCGCCACCGTCGGCGTCACGAGCGGCGCGAGCGTGCCCGAGGTGCTCGTCGAGCAGGTGCTCGCCGACCTGCGCGACGCCGGCTTCGACGCGGTCTCCGAGGTCAAGACCGCGGAGGAGGACCTCCAGTTCTCGCTGCCGAAAGAGCTGCGCCGCGACGCGCAGGGCAACGTCGACGAACGGGCGCTCGGCGGGCGCATCCGCGACTGA